One Sphingobium sp. Cam5-1 genomic window, CATCCTCATGGTGTCCCGCTTTGGACATTGCCTGAACGACATATTGTATCGATGGAAGATAGGCATGCTGCCGATCGACATCGTGGGCGTCGTGTCCAATCATTTCGACTATCAGCATCTCGTGCTCAGCCATGATCTGCCGTTCCACCACATCAAGGTCTCCAAGGACAACAAGGCCGAAGCCGAAGCGGAACTGAGGGCGATCGTCGAGCGGACGCAAGCCGAGCTGATCGTTCTGGCGCGCTACATGCAGGTGCTTTCGGACGATCTGTGCCGCTCCATGTCGGGCCGGATCATCAACATCCACCACAGTTTCCTCCCCGGGTTCAAGGGCGCAAAGCCTTACCATCAGGCCCATAAGCGCGGCGTGAAGCTGATCGGCGCGACCGCCCATTATGTCACCGCGGAACTGGATGAAGGTCCGATAATCGAGCAGGAAACCATAGCCGTCACGCATGCGCAGAGCGCTGACGATTATGTATCCATCGGACGGGACGTGGAAAGCCGCACATTGGCGCGCGCGATCCACGCGCACATACATCATCGCGTATTCGTGAACGGAGACCGGACAATCGTCTTCCCTGCCAGTCCGGGCAGCTACGCCGCCGATCGCGTGGGCTGAAACGCCGTCGGCGTTCTGCCGTCCACAACACATGAATGACAAGGCGGATTATGGCGAAGATCATTGACGGCAAAATGATGGCCGAGGGCATTCTGGAGACCGTTCGCCAGGACGTGGACGACTTTCGGTGGCGCTGCGGTATCTCACCCACCTTGGCGGTCATTCTGGTGGGCGATGATCCCGCGAGCCATGTGTATGTCTCGCGCAAGTTGAAGGCATCGAAGCGGGTCGGCATAGCGTCGATCGAGCGGCGCCTCCCCTGCGAAACGACCCAGGACGCCCTTCTGGCGGAGATCGACGCGCTGAACATGGATCCTGCCGTGCATGGCATTCTGGTTCAATTGCCGCTGCCCCGTCACATCGATGCAGCAGTTGTCCTGGATCGCATCTCCCCGTCGAAGGACGTTGACGGCTTCCACCCGGTGAATGTCGGTCGCCTATCGACAGGCACGCACGGATTGATCCCCTGCACGCCGCTTGGTTGCCTTCTCTTGCTCGAAAGCGTGGTCAAGGACTTTTGTGGCCTCAAGGCAGTGGTCATCGGCAAATCCAACATCGTCGGCAAGCCCGTCGCCCTGCTTTTGCTTGAAAGAGAATGCACGGTCACCGTCACGCACATCAACACGCGCAACCTGCCCTCTATCGTCTCGACCGCCGACATCGTGGTCGTGGCCGCGGGCAGCCCCGGCCTGGTGCGCGGCGGCTGGGTCAAGCCCGGAGCGATCGTGATAGACATCGGCATCAACAAGATTGTCGATAAGGATGGCCGGAGCATGATAGTGGGTGATGCAGTAACTTCCGAGCTGGATCATGCCGCCGCCGTCACCCCTGTGCCCGGCGGCGTCGGACCCATGACCATCGCATGCCTCCTGTCGAATACCGTCCGCGCAGCCAACATGATGACGGCTGGTTCGTCACCGAATGCCCAAGAGACCATAACCATCCCTCGCGTGGCTTAGCGTGGCCGCACAAACGCGCAGGCAAGTCAGTTGCTGCGGGGCACCTGCCCATATTGAAGCAACGGATCGGCATCCAGGCCGACATTCACTTCCCCAACCACGTCGATGAACAGCGAAAACAGTTCCGCCATCGAACTGATATCCAGCTTGGCGTATATATTCCTCCGATGCACCTTCGCCGTGCCTTCGGCCATTTTCAGCCGTTTCGCGATCACATCGATCGGATATCCTCTCAGCATCATCTGAACGACCTCGAACTCCCGATCGGTCAACAGGGAGCGGCCGAAATTATCGCGGGCTCTTTTCAGATCGTCGTGCAGCTTCACTTCTTCGGGCGAGGGAGGAGCAAATAGTTTCGGATCGGCAAAATGTCGCCAGCTCGAAGAAAGCGTGCCGAAGACAATCGGGGCAATCGCCTTGGCCAGTTCCAATTCCTTATCCGAATAACGCCCCGCGTCACGGGAGCGCGCGAAGGAAAGCAATATGTGCCCACCTTGCCCGTCGGACATGCAATAGCACATCTCATCAACAAGGTCGGTATCCACATAGTGCCGAACGAAAAAATCGCTCGTTTGAAAATCATCCTGATCTACCACGTCCTTAAGACTGATCGCCTGATTTTCGATGGACCGCTCAATGGCGAGATAGAATGGATCGGTAAGGTAAAATCCGTTTTTATAATCGTTAATCTGCTGCTGCCTGACAGATTTCGGCGTCCGATGTTCGACTACCTCTGGCCCAACATTTTCCCGAAAATGAAACAACATCATCTCATCTGATCGGAGCGCGGCCGAAAACATGTCAAACAGCGCCTCTGCTCTCGCTTTACCTTCCAAAGCGATAAGCTGCGCGATCTTGCCATTCCACTCAGGGGAAGCCAGATATTCCAGTGACAACATTTCAGACATTCCCCCCTGCCCTGACTTCAAAACGAAACATGTTCAGGCAAACGCGTCCCGGCAAACCCGTTGAAGACGCGTCAATATGCCGGGTCCGCGCTGAATTGCGCCGCAAGCCAGCGTCTGAATCGGACGATTGATGGGTCCGACCACCGATTGGCGGGTCCCCTGAAAACATAAGCTCCCAGTGTCACAGGCACGAATTCCTTTTCACGAGGCACGACCTTCACCAGTCTACCCGCCGCAAGATCTTCGGCAATGAGATAGTGATTGCCAAGCGCGATCCCCTGCCCCGCCCGCGCGGCGGCCAGCGCCAGATGAGCATGGCCGTATCTGCCGGTCGGAGTGTTCGGCGGAAGATCGATAGATTGCGCCCTCATCCACATACGCCATTCCACATCGCTGCGTTCCTCGATCAGCGGCAATGTAGCCAGGTCTTCCGCCGAACGAATCCTGTCGCCCCAGCGAGAAACGAACATCGGCGAGGCCAACGGAAAAACATGCGGCCTCGCCAGTTCAAGGGTTCTCACCCCGCGCTTCCGGTCCAGCGTCTGGCCATCGCCAATATATCGAATGTCGCCATCAACGGCGTTGTTCGAAAGGTCAAGGAGCCCATCTTCCGATCGAAGATCGACCGGCGGCATTCCGTTTCGGCCCGAAGACATCGCAAGCCGCATAGCGAGCCAATGCAATGCCAATCCCCCGACGCAGGATATTACCAGCTTGCCATCGGTCCTGCCCCGAACCGCGTCCGTTGCTTCCCTCAATTCATTGAAAACCTTCACCAGACGGCCATGATAATCAACGCCAACCGCTGTCATCTGCCCGCTTTCCCGGTCCAGCAAGGTAACGCCCAGACGCTCTTCCAGCCCTCTTACGTGACGGCTGACTATGGCATGGCTTACGCCAAGGGCCTTCGCTGCTCGTCGGATACCGCCCAATCGGCCCACTGCCTCAAAGGCCCTGAGAGCGGAGAAAGGAGGCAATGGTGAATTCATCGCGTTCAGCCATAGGAGTAGATGGTGACCTCAGGTTACCAAAGCGGCCGCCGAAAGCAACTGCTTCCGGGATGCAAAATCCCCTAATGTATCAGCATCAGGACAGATTCCAGAAACCATCATGAAGGTCGTCAGATGCGGAACGCCGAATATAACGCCCGTCGCAAGGAAGCCATCCCGCAGGGCGTCGCCACCGCCACCAACATCATCGCCGATAGGGCCGAGAACGCCACCATCTGGGATGTCGAAGGCAATGCCTATATCGATTTTGCGGGCGGGATCGCGGTTCTCAACGTCGGCCATCGTCACCCCAAGGTGATCGCGGCGGTTCACGACCAGCTCGACAAATACACGCACACGGCATTTCAGGTGGTTGCCTATCCGCCTTATATCGAATTGGCTGAGCGGCTGAACGCTTTGGCGCCCGTCGATGGCGACGCCAAAACCATCTTCTTCACGACCGGCGCGGAAGCGACCGAAAACGCAGTCAAGATCGCACGCGCGGCCACCGGCCGCCCCGGCATCATCGCCTTTGCGGGCGGCTTCCATGGCCGGACCCTGCTGACGTCCGCCATGACCGGCAAGGTTTCGCCGTACAAGAAGGGCCTTGGGCCGTTTCCTGGCGAAATCTACCATCTCCCCTATCCCAGCCCGACCACAGGGGTTAGCGTTGAGGATACGCTCAAGGCTCTCAACTTCCTGTTCGCGGCCGACATCGAACCAGAGCGCATCGCGGCTTTCATCATCGAACCGGTCCAGGGCGAAGGCGGTTTCCATAGCCCGCCGCCCGAATTTTTCCAGGCGCTCGATGATATCCGTCGTCGCCATGGCATCATGATAATCGCGGACGAAGTTCAGACCGGCTTCGCCCGCACCGGAAAGATGTTCGGCATTGAACATGCACCGATCAAGCCCGACCTCCTTACCGTCGCAAAGTCGCTGGGCGGCGGCTTTCCGATATCCGGTGTCATCGGGCGCGCGGATGTCATGGACGTCATCGGCCCCGGTGGCTTGGGCGGCACCTATGGCGGCTCTCCGGTCGGGTTGGCCGCAGCCTTGGCCGTGCTTGACGTTATCGAGGATGAACGCCTCCTCGACCGTGCCAATGTCATCGGCCACAGACTTCGCGAACGGATTACGCAGTTCGCCCAGCGCAACGACATGGTGAAAATCACCGGCCTGCGCGGCCCCGGAGCGATGATTGCCTTCGACATCGTCAACGAACATGGCCAGCCGGATGGCGACGAAGCGAAGCGCGTCTGCGCGCGCGCACTGGCAAATGGATTGATTTTGCTAAGCTGCGGCCAATTTGGTCAGGCCATAAGGATATTGGTGCCGCTGACTGTTGAAGACGACACGTTGGAGCAGGGCCTGAATATTCTGGAGAAGGCGCTGACCGCTGTCTCGAGGGAGGTTGCGTGACCTTCTCGCACACTCTCTCTCGATCCGCCCTGTTCAAGGAAGCGGCATTTATTGACGGGCTGTGGATCGAGGGGACGGCGAAGATCGCCGTCACCAATCCCGCAGACGACTCTGAACTGGGGACTGTGCCCAATTTGGGCGCGGACGAAACAAAACAGGCGGTCGCTGCCGCCTGGCGGGCTCAGGTCGACTGGCGCAAGCTGGCGGCGAAGGCGCGCGGCGCCATATTGCGGCGCTGGGGCGAGTTGATGCTCATGCACCAGGACGATCTGGCGACAATTTTGACGCTGGAGCAGGGCAAGCCCTTTGCCGAGGCCAAAGGCGAGGTCGCCTATGCAGCGTCCTTTTTGGAATGGTTTGCGGAGGAAGCACGCCGGATCAATGGCGAACTGATCCAGCCCCACGCATCCGATCGCCGTCTGGCCGTGCGTAAGGAGCCGGTTGGCGTCGTCGCCGCCGTCACGCCCTGGAACTTCCCCCTCGCGATGATTACCCGCAAGGCAGGGCCTGCTTTGGCCGCCGGTTGCTCGATGGTGCTCAAGCCATCCGAGCTCACGCCATTTTCGGCGTTGGCGCTCGCCGTGTTAGCGGAAGAGGCCGGGGTGCCTGCCGGGATATTCAACGTCGTGACCGGCGATGCGGCCCCGATCGGCGACATCCTGACCACGGATCCGCGAGTTCGAAAATTCACCTTCACGGGTTCGACGGGCGTGGGCAAGATGCTGGCGGCACGCTGTATGTCGACCGTGAAGCGCGTTTCCCTGGAACTGGGCGGCAACGCGCCCTTCATCGTTTTCGATGACGCCGATGTCGAAAGCGCGGTTGAAGGCGCTCTCATTTCAAAATTTCGCAACACCGGCCAAACCTGTGTCTGCGCGAACCGTTTTCTGGTTCAGGATGGCATTTTCGACGCCTTTGCAAAGCGCTTGGCCGAACGCGTCAGCCAGTTCGTGGTGGGCGCGGGCATGAGCGGCCCCACAGACCAAGGGCCGCTGATTGATAAGCGGGCGGTGACCAAGGCATCCGCCCATGTGGACGACGCGGTATCGCGCGGAGCGCATATCCTTGCCGGAGGCCACGCGATCAGGGGCGAAGGCAATTTCTTCCTTCCAACGGTATTGGCGAATGTTCCCGCCGACGCGCTGCTTTGCAAGGAGGAAACATTCGGCCCGGTCGCTGGCCTGGTACGGTTCCAAAGCGAGGCTGAAGCGATCGCGATGGCCAACGACACTCCGGCTGGCCTTGCCAGCTACGTCTACACGCGGGATCTGGATCGAAGCATCCGCGTTTCGGAAGCGCTGGAATATGGAATGGTCGGCCTTAACAGCGGACTGATCTCGACGGAGGTCGCGCCTTTTGGCGGCGTCAAGGAGTCAGGCCTTGGGCGCGAAGGCTCCCATTGGGGCATCGATGATTATGTGGAATTGAAGTTGATCTGCACGGGCGTAAACAGCGCCTGAACGCAGAAGGCGCTGCGTGGGATCTTCTATATTCTCGCCACATTCGCGGTGCGCCTCTTCAAGGACACTGCCCCCGCGCCGTTCAATTTGTGACACGATTCAGGTTGAGCGGCGTCGAAGATCAGCAGAGCGCCTGTTATTGCGACGCCGTCCCACCTTCTCCCATCTGTCGCCCATAAACCGGCACCACGTCATCGCTCGCCCGGCCGTGCAGCGCCTCAATCTCCGCCTTGCGCTGCTTCAGATACAGCTCGCGATAAGCTGCATAGGGGTCATCCTCCCTGCGGATTTTCTGGACGGTATCGTCAAAGGCCGCACGCTCGCCAAGCTGGTTGAGGATCGTCGCCGGAATGACGTAGGCAGGCTTTGTGAAGGGCTTTCCGATCAGGAAGGGCACCGCCATTTTGTCCACTGTATCGCCGATGATATCGCGTAGCGTGGTCGGCCCGACGATGGGCAGATACATATATGGCCCCGGCCCTACGCCATAATAGCCAAGCACATTGGCGAGACCGTTGGGCCGATAGGGCAGGAAGAAGGGCTTGCGCTTGGCGACGTCGAACAGGCCCGCGA contains:
- a CDS encoding bifunctional 5,10-methylenetetrahydrofolate dehydrogenase/5,10-methenyltetrahydrofolate cyclohydrolase, whose product is MAKIIDGKMMAEGILETVRQDVDDFRWRCGISPTLAVILVGDDPASHVYVSRKLKASKRVGIASIERRLPCETTQDALLAEIDALNMDPAVHGILVQLPLPRHIDAAVVLDRISPSKDVDGFHPVNVGRLSTGTHGLIPCTPLGCLLLLESVVKDFCGLKAVVIGKSNIVGKPVALLLLERECTVTVTHINTRNLPSIVSTADIVVVAAGSPGLVRGGWVKPGAIVIDIGINKIVDKDGRSMIVGDAVTSELDHAAAVTPVPGGVGPMTIACLLSNTVRAANMMTAGSSPNAQETITIPRVA
- the purU gene encoding formyltetrahydrofolate deformylase, producing MTTDILTVSCPSKRGIVAAISGYLASQGCSISDSSQFDDVETGTFFMRVSFVSEEGKALSEIAEGFTPIGQDWNMDFKFHDSTARMKVILMVSRFGHCLNDILYRWKIGMLPIDIVGVVSNHFDYQHLVLSHDLPFHHIKVSKDNKAEAEAELRAIVERTQAELIVLARYMQVLSDDLCRSMSGRIINIHHSFLPGFKGAKPYHQAHKRGVKLIGATAHYVTAELDEGPIIEQETIAVTHAQSADDYVSIGRDVESRTLARAIHAHIHHRVFVNGDRTIVFPASPGSYAADRVG
- a CDS encoding helix-turn-helix transcriptional regulator; the protein is MSEMLSLEYLASPEWNGKIAQLIALEGKARAEALFDMFSAALRSDEMMLFHFRENVGPEVVEHRTPKSVRQQQINDYKNGFYLTDPFYLAIERSIENQAISLKDVVDQDDFQTSDFFVRHYVDTDLVDEMCYCMSDGQGGHILLSFARSRDAGRYSDKELELAKAIAPIVFGTLSSSWRHFADPKLFAPPSPEEVKLHDDLKRARDNFGRSLLTDREFEVVQMMLRGYPIDVIAKRLKMAEGTAKVHRRNIYAKLDISSMAELFSLFIDVVGEVNVGLDADPLLQYGQVPRSN
- a CDS encoding LysR family transcriptional regulator: MNSPLPPFSALRAFEAVGRLGGIRRAAKALGVSHAIVSRHVRGLEERLGVTLLDRESGQMTAVGVDYHGRLVKVFNELREATDAVRGRTDGKLVISCVGGLALHWLAMRLAMSSGRNGMPPVDLRSEDGLLDLSNNAVDGDIRYIGDGQTLDRKRGVRTLELARPHVFPLASPMFVSRWGDRIRSAEDLATLPLIEERSDVEWRMWMRAQSIDLPPNTPTGRYGHAHLALAAARAGQGIALGNHYLIAEDLAAGRLVKVVPREKEFVPVTLGAYVFRGPANRWSDPSIVRFRRWLAAQFSADPAY
- the gabT gene encoding 4-aminobutyrate--2-oxoglutarate transaminase, whose product is MRNAEYNARRKEAIPQGVATATNIIADRAENATIWDVEGNAYIDFAGGIAVLNVGHRHPKVIAAVHDQLDKYTHTAFQVVAYPPYIELAERLNALAPVDGDAKTIFFTTGAEATENAVKIARAATGRPGIIAFAGGFHGRTLLTSAMTGKVSPYKKGLGPFPGEIYHLPYPSPTTGVSVEDTLKALNFLFAADIEPERIAAFIIEPVQGEGGFHSPPPEFFQALDDIRRRHGIMIIADEVQTGFARTGKMFGIEHAPIKPDLLTVAKSLGGGFPISGVIGRADVMDVIGPGGLGGTYGGSPVGLAAALAVLDVIEDERLLDRANVIGHRLRERITQFAQRNDMVKITGLRGPGAMIAFDIVNEHGQPDGDEAKRVCARALANGLILLSCGQFGQAIRILVPLTVEDDTLEQGLNILEKALTAVSREVA
- a CDS encoding NAD-dependent succinate-semialdehyde dehydrogenase: MTFSHTLSRSALFKEAAFIDGLWIEGTAKIAVTNPADDSELGTVPNLGADETKQAVAAAWRAQVDWRKLAAKARGAILRRWGELMLMHQDDLATILTLEQGKPFAEAKGEVAYAASFLEWFAEEARRINGELIQPHASDRRLAVRKEPVGVVAAVTPWNFPLAMITRKAGPALAAGCSMVLKPSELTPFSALALAVLAEEAGVPAGIFNVVTGDAAPIGDILTTDPRVRKFTFTGSTGVGKMLAARCMSTVKRVSLELGGNAPFIVFDDADVESAVEGALISKFRNTGQTCVCANRFLVQDGIFDAFAKRLAERVSQFVVGAGMSGPTDQGPLIDKRAVTKASAHVDDAVSRGAHILAGGHAIRGEGNFFLPTVLANVPADALLCKEETFGPVAGLVRFQSEAEAIAMANDTPAGLASYVYTRDLDRSIRVSEALEYGMVGLNSGLISTEVAPFGGVKESGLGREGSHWGIDDYVELKLICTGVNSA